From a single Nothobranchius furzeri strain GRZ-AD chromosome 9, NfurGRZ-RIMD1, whole genome shotgun sequence genomic region:
- the LOC129155102 gene encoding uncharacterized protein has protein sequence MTAAPPLVPALTRPPTASAVQAVPPTGSAVPAVPPPTASARPSLATAVTKKMFPAVPVTAPKILLSKLIKTCCFCHLVWQKKNLKAHIQRRHSSITQDITANRYLQSVCTDNKRGIFAVVMTFKGPAHYIHVQKCTWGEKPQITCQLDKCNRQYKYAHRSGQVGFDCQHIQSLVYCPVATNLPVAHNEGTNRYGKQGHREGVFEKKAGC, from the coding sequence ATGACTGCAGCTCCACCACTAGTGCCGGCATTGACGCGTCCACCGACGGCATCGGCAGTGCAGGCGGTTCCACCGACGGGGTCGGCAGTGCCGGCGGTTCCTCCACCAACGGCGTCGGCACGTCCATCACTGGCAACAGCAGTGACAAAAAAGATGTTTCCAGCAGTACCAGTGACAGCCCCCAAAATATTGCTGTCAAAGCTCataaaaacatgttgtttttgccACTTGGTATGGCAGAAGAAAAACCTCAAAGCTCACATTCAAAGACGGCACTCCTCAATAACACAAGACATCACAGCCAATCGCTATCTACAGTCTGTGTGTACTGATAACAAAAGGGGCATTTTTGCAGTTGTAATGACATTCAAGGGTCCTGCCCATTACATCCATGTCCAAAAGTGTACCTGGGGCGAGAAGCCACAGATTACCTGTCAACTAGATAAATGCAACAGGCAATATAAGTATGCACACAGAAGTGGGCAAGTAGGTTTTGACTGCCAACATATTCAGTCATTGGTGTACTGTCCTGTGGCCACTAATTTACCTGTTGCCCATAACGAAGGGACTAACAGATATGGTAAGCAAGGACACAGAGAGGGAGTGTTTGAGAAGAAAGCTGGCTGCTGA